One genomic region from Candidatus Caldarchaeum subterraneum encodes:
- a CDS encoding enolase has translation MARESFTITDAEAWVVLDSRGSETIEVTLYSGKVSATASAPSGKSRGSREAVPFPEGGAKQSVKLFTSSLRSRLVGRDPADQTDIDTLLKEVDGTENFSKIGGNLAYAVSACSVKLAAMLKQKPTWRHVADLSGLAPVYPIPLGNVLGGGAHAGEGAPDIQEFLVFPRKPGSVEEAVRMNVEVHKRLGKVLAKKVGGYGGGKGDEGAYAPPVDDEKALEAVKEASEGLDVGFGLDVAASSLYDAARKNYHYRNRGKHLTREQHMQHISELVEKYGISYVEDPFEETDVEGFAELCKAFPKLLVCGDDLVVTRAELIRWASEKRAVKAVILKPNQVGTITDTVEAAKEAEKRGIVRVVSHRSGETCDSFLTHLAIGLGGKFIKAGVAGVKGWLRQMSCYGYGTRLAAQLACRRLM, from the coding sequence ATGGCCCGTGAATCATTCACGATAACCGATGCGGAGGCGTGGGTTGTCCTCGACAGCCGTGGAAGCGAAACCATCGAAGTCACTCTATACTCGGGCAAGGTATCCGCCACCGCGTCAGCGCCCTCGGGAAAAAGCAGGGGCAGCAGAGAAGCCGTCCCATTCCCCGAAGGTGGTGCCAAACAGTCTGTAAAACTTTTCACCAGCTCTCTACGGAGCAGACTTGTTGGACGTGACCCAGCAGACCAAACAGATATAGACACGTTGCTGAAAGAAGTTGACGGCACAGAAAACTTCTCCAAAATAGGAGGAAACCTGGCCTACGCAGTCTCAGCCTGCTCCGTAAAGCTCGCGGCCATGCTCAAGCAGAAACCTACATGGAGACACGTGGCTGATTTGTCTGGTCTGGCCCCGGTGTATCCGATTCCTCTCGGCAACGTTTTGGGAGGAGGAGCTCACGCAGGAGAAGGCGCTCCAGATATTCAAGAGTTTCTCGTTTTTCCGAGGAAGCCGGGAAGCGTTGAAGAAGCTGTTAGGATGAATGTGGAGGTTCATAAGAGGCTTGGCAAGGTTTTGGCAAAAAAAGTCGGCGGATACGGTGGTGGAAAGGGTGACGAGGGCGCCTATGCACCGCCCGTCGACGATGAGAAGGCTCTGGAGGCTGTTAAAGAGGCTTCAGAGGGGCTGGATGTAGGGTTTGGGCTGGACGTCGCCGCCTCAAGCCTCTACGACGCAGCTCGGAAAAATTATCATTACAGGAACCGTGGAAAGCATCTGACTCGGGAGCAGCATATGCAGCATATTTCGGAGCTTGTCGAAAAGTATGGGATAAGCTATGTCGAGGACCCGTTCGAGGAAACTGATGTGGAGGGGTTTGCGGAGCTGTGCAAAGCTTTTCCGAAGCTTCTTGTATGCGGAGACGACCTTGTTGTAACCCGTGCGGAGCTGATTAGATGGGCTTCTGAAAAGAGAGCCGTAAAAGCGGTCATCCTTAAGCCCAACCAGGTCGGCACCATAACAGACACGGTGGAGGCTGCGAAAGAAGCCGAGAAAAGGGGGATTGTCCGTGTGGTGTCTCATCGGTCGGGCGAGACCTGTGACAGCTTCTTGACGCATCTGGCCATCGGGCTCGGGGGCAAGTTTATTAAGGCAGGTGTAGCGGGGGTGAAAGGGTGGCTAAGGCAAATGAGCTGCTACGGATATGGTACAAGGCTGGCGGCTCAATTAGCTTGCAGGAGGCTGATGTGA